The following are encoded together in the bacterium genome:
- a CDS encoding [FeFe] hydrogenase, group A produces the protein MENIKVTVDNITVEVPKGSTALDAARAAGIYIPTLCHMDGHKALGACRVCLVEVEGGRGLQASCAFPVADGMVVHTNTRRVHDARRTVVELMLSAHRQECLTCVRSLNCELQALAKRMGIQENRFEGEMPPVLVDTSSPSIVRDSSKCILCRRCVTVCNEVQSVGQLFPVERGFETVIAPAAKKNLGDVACVACGQCISICPVGALREKSHIERVWDAINDPEKYVIVQTAPAVRAAIGEEFGMPAGSLVTKKMVAGLRRLGFDKVFDTDFTADLTILEEGNELLQRLKTGGVLPMITSCSPGWINFIEHFYPELLPHLSSCKSPQQMFGALAKTYYADKIGVKPENIYCVSIMPCTAKKLEAGRDEMCSVDDIPDVDAVLTTREAAQMMREMGVDFPNLPDEPFDEPLGISTGAAVIFGATGGVMEAALRTVYEVVTGETLKDVNLTAVRGLEGVKEATIPLVCAEGKGQLDVKVAVASGLSNARKLMDLIMEGKADYHFIEIMCCPGGCIGGGGQPIPTNDEIRQKRIEAIYREDEGLPVRKSHENPAVMALYKEFLGEPLGHKSHQLLHTKYTSRSIWPTDVPVDDIEKVESKK, from the coding sequence ATGGAAAACATCAAAGTAACCGTTGATAACATAACAGTGGAAGTCCCCAAAGGCAGCACAGCTCTGGATGCTGCGCGCGCCGCGGGGATATATATTCCGACACTCTGCCATATGGACGGCCACAAGGCTCTTGGCGCATGCCGGGTGTGCTTGGTAGAGGTCGAGGGCGGACGAGGTCTGCAGGCAAGCTGCGCGTTTCCCGTGGCCGACGGTATGGTCGTGCATACCAACACCAGGCGCGTCCATGACGCGCGCAGGACTGTGGTCGAACTGATGCTCTCTGCGCACAGGCAGGAGTGTCTGACATGCGTTCGCAGTCTCAACTGCGAACTGCAAGCCCTGGCCAAGCGTATGGGCATTCAGGAGAACCGCTTCGAGGGCGAAATGCCGCCTGTGCTGGTTGACACCAGTTCCCCGAGCATTGTCCGCGACTCTAGCAAGTGCATTCTATGCCGCAGGTGCGTTACTGTCTGCAATGAGGTGCAGAGTGTGGGGCAGCTATTCCCTGTCGAGCGGGGGTTCGAGACTGTGATTGCTCCCGCCGCAAAGAAGAACCTGGGCGATGTGGCTTGCGTGGCATGCGGGCAGTGTATCAGCATATGTCCGGTGGGCGCTCTGCGTGAGAAGAGTCATATTGAGCGCGTATGGGATGCCATTAATGACCCGGAGAAGTATGTCATCGTGCAGACAGCTCCTGCCGTTCGAGCCGCGATTGGTGAAGAGTTCGGTATGCCTGCAGGGAGCCTGGTCACAAAGAAGATGGTGGCGGGTCTGCGCAGACTTGGGTTCGACAAAGTCTTTGATACGGACTTCACCGCCGACCTTACGATCCTTGAAGAAGGCAACGAACTTCTCCAGCGCCTTAAGACGGGCGGCGTGCTCCCGATGATTACGTCATGCTCGCCGGGCTGGATCAACTTCATCGAGCACTTCTACCCCGAACTGCTGCCGCATCTATCGAGCTGCAAGAGCCCGCAGCAGATGTTCGGCGCTCTGGCAAAGACATATTATGCCGACAAGATCGGTGTCAAGCCAGAGAACATATATTGCGTCTCGATCATGCCGTGCACAGCCAAGAAACTGGAAGCCGGGCGCGATGAGATGTGCAGTGTCGATGATATTCCTGATGTGGATGCGGTCCTGACGACCCGCGAAGCCGCTCAGATGATGCGCGAGATGGGTGTGGACTTCCCGAACCTGCCCGATGAGCCGTTCGATGAGCCTCTGGGTATCTCCACGGGCGCGGCGGTCATATTCGGTGCGACAGGCGGCGTTATGGAAGCTGCTCTGCGCACTGTATATGAGGTGGTTACAGGCGAAACTCTCAAAGATGTGAACCTGACAGCCGTTCGCGGCCTGGAAGGTGTCAAGGAAGCCACCATTCCGCTTGTATGTGCCGAGGGCAAGGGTCAACTGGACGTAAAGGTTGCCGTAGCCAGTGGGCTTTCCAATGCCCGCAAGCTGATGGACCTGATTATGGAGGGCAAGGCCGACTATCACTTCATAGAGATCATGTGCTGCCCCGGCGGGTGTATCGGCGGAGGCGGCCAGCCTATTCCGACAAACGACGAGATCAGGCAGAAGCGGATCGAGGCCATATATCGTGAAGACGAGGGTCTGCCCGTGCGAAAGAGTCACGAGAACCCTGCCGTGATGGCGCTCTATAAGGAGTTCCTTGGCGAGCCGCTGGGCCATAAGTCGCACCAACTGCTTCACACGAAGTATACTTCCAGGTCTATCTGGCCGACGGATGTGCCTGTGGACGATATCGAAAAGGTCGAGTCCAAGAAGTAG